Proteins encoded together in one Lathyrus oleraceus cultivar Zhongwan6 chromosome 5, CAAS_Psat_ZW6_1.0, whole genome shotgun sequence window:
- the LOC127083234 gene encoding L-ascorbate oxidase homolog produces MGRGAVVALMLCLLGVTVYGEDPYLYFTWNVTYGTISPLGAPQQGILINGQFPGPEINSTSNNNVVINVFNNLDEPLLFTWHGIQQRKNSWQDGTPGTSCPILPGTNYTYKFQVKDQIGSYFYYPTTGLQRAIGGFGGLRVFSRLLIPVPYLDPEDEYWVLIGDWFGKSHKALKMLLDSGRSIGRPTGVIMNGKNAKGDGSDEPLFTMKPGKTYKYRICNTGLKDALNFRFQGHSMKLVETEGSHLVQNTYDSLDVHVGQCYTVLVTADKEPKDYYMVASTRFTKYSLSAKGIVRYTNGVGPASPVLPPAPVGWAWSLNQFRSFRWNLTASAARPNPQGSYHYGQINITRTIKLVNSVSKVDGKLRYAINGVSHVDTETPLKLAEYYGVADKVFKYDTISDVPPANLNTITVAPNVINATFRTFIEVIFENPGKTVQSYNLDGYSFFAVAVEPGTWTPEKRKNYNLLDGISRHTIQVFPKSWAAIMLTFDNAGMWNLRSEHAENRYLGQQLYVSVLSPEFSNRDEYNLPETQLVCGIVKDMPRPAQKYN; encoded by the coding sequence ATGGGTCGCGGAGCGGTGGTGGCTTTGATGCTATGCCTCTTAGGCGTCACCGTCTACGGTGAAGACCCTTATCTTTACTTCACATGGAATGTTACCTATGGTACCATTTCGCCTCTCGGGGCTCCCCAGCAGGGTATCCTTATCAACGGTCAATTTCCAGGACCTGAAATCAACAGCACAAGCAACAACAACGTTGTCATTAATGTCTTCAACAACCTTGATGAACCACTGCTTTTCACATGGCACGGTATTCAACAGAGGAAGAATTCATGGCAAGACGGTACCCCTGGTACTTCTTGCCCTATTCTTCCCGGAACTAACTACACCTATAAGTTTCAAGTCAAGGATCAAATCGGAAGTTACTTTTACTACCCCACCACTGGTCTTCAAAGAGCCATCGGTGGTTTCGGTGGTCTTAGAGTCTTCAGTCGTTTGTTGATCCCTGTTCCTTATCTTGACCCTGAAGATGAATACTGGGTTCTCATCGGTGACTGGTTCGGAAAATCTCATAAAGCTTTGAAGATGTTGTTGGACAGTGGTCGTTCTATTGGAAGACCTACCGGAGTTATCATGAACGGTAAAAACGCCAAGGGTGATGGAAGCGATGAGCCACTCTTCACAATGAAGCCGGGAAAAACATACAAATACAGAATCTGTAACACTGGTCTCAAGGACGCTCTTAACTTCAGATTCCAAGGACATTCAATGAAGTTGGTTGAAACTGAAGGCTCTCATCTCGTTCAAAACACCTACGACTCTCTCGACGTTCACGTTGGACAGTGTTACACCGTCCTCGTGACCGCCGATAAAGAGCCAAAGGACTATTACATGGTTGCCTCCACTCGTTTCACCAAGTATTCTTTAAGCGCTAAGGGTATTGTTCGTTACACCAATGGTGTTGGCCCTGCTTCACCTGTTCTTCCACCTGCACCTGTTGGTTGGGCTTGGTCTCTTAACCAGTTCCGATCTTTCCGATGGAACTTAACCGCTTCTGCTGCTAGACCTAACCCTCAGGGTTCTTACCATTACGGTCAGATCAACATCACCCGCACTATCAAGCTCGTTAACTCCGTTAGCAAAGTCGATGGCAAACTCCGTTACGCTATCAACGGTGTCTCCCACGTTGATACCGAAACTCCTTTGAAGCTCGCTGAATACTACGGTGTTGCTGATAAGGTGTTCAAGTACGACACTATCTCCGACGTACCACCGGCCAATCTCAACACCATCACTGTTGCACCTAATGTCATCAACGCCACTTTCCGTACCTTCATTGAAGTCATCTTCGAGAATCCCGGAAAGACCGTTCAGTCATACAACTTAGACGGTTACTCTTTCTTCGCCGTCGCAGTTGAGCCAGGAACATGGACACCAGAGAAGAGAAAGAACTACAACCTTCTTGATGGAATCAGCAGACACACAATTCAGGTGTTCCCTAAATCATGGGCTGCAATCATGTTGACATTCGACAATGCTGGTATGTGGAATTTGAGGTCAGAGCATGCTGAGAACCGTTACTTGGGACAACAACTCTACGTTAGTGTTCTGTCACCTGAATTTTCTAACAGGGATGAGTATAACCTTCCTGAGACCCAACTGGTTTGCGGTATCGTTAAGGATATGCCAAGGCCTGCACAAAAGTACAACTAG